CCCGGGCTCGCGCGCTATCTGATGCGCGCCGGCTCGATGCTGCTGACGAGCGTCGTGTTCTGGGGCACGAATTTCTATTTCCACATGGCGTTCATGAACGCGCATCGGCGGATGCACGGCAAGGTCACCGGAAAATGGGCGTTCGCGCGGTTCTTCGTGAAAGGCCTCATCCATCTGGCGCCGAGCACGCTCGCGTACTTCAAGCCGGGCTTTCATCCGTGGCATCACGACAACCGCAGGCACTTCGCGCAGCTCGACCGTCTGCTCGCGAACATCGATGCCAGCAACGCGCGATATGCGGCACAAGCGGCGCCGCGCCGCGTGCCGCTGCATCCGACCACCATCCAGGCGAGCTGAGCGCCGCGCGATCGCCTGCGCCGCATACGCATGCCGCGCGGGCGATCGCCGCATCTTTCGCAGTCGCGAGCGCGTCGGCCACGTGTCGGAACGCTCGCCCCGAACAATCTCTCACAAACTGTGCATTCCATGCGTTCGACTTCGCCTCAGCGGCACGACCGGCCGCAAACCTCCCCTTGGCTGTCACTGATCACCCGCCTGCTCGGCGTGAGCTTCGTGCTGTTCTTCAGCACGTTGATCGTCACGATCCTGCTCGGCATCGATCATCAGATCGCGGGGAACCCCATCGGCCTGCTGGCGCTTCGTCTCGTGCGCTGGGGCGGCGTGCACGGCGGCGGCGAGCACTACGAACTGATGATCTCGGCCGTCTATGTCGTCTGGGGCGTCTTTCTGTGGGAAGCGGCCAACGAACCGTTCGAGCACAAGCTGTTTCTCGACTTCACCGTCGCCGCGAACGCCGCCCACTTCGGACTGATGTTCGTGCAGGGCCTGGTGATGCCGGGCGAACGCATCCACCTGGTCGGCGACGTCGCGCTCGGCTGGTTCGTGCTCGTGCTATTCGCCGCGACATGGATTCCCGCGCGAAGCAAGGCGGCGAAGCAGCATGCGGAGGGTGTCGGCCGTTGATTCGGCCGTCGATCGCGGTCGTATGCACGTGGTCGCGCAACTTGCGCGAGCGAAGGCGCGGCATGCCGCCCGCGCCCTTCCATCGCATCGCCCGCGCGGCGGGCGCGCCGGCGGCGGCGACGCGCGCGGCGTGCGATCGCAGCCAGCGCGCTAATCGATCAGGAACCGCTCGCGGTCCTGCCCGGCGATCCATGCGGGTGCGCGGCCGCGCCCCGTCCATGTCGCCCCCGTGTCCGGATCGCGATAGCGCGGCCTCGGCAGCGCGTCGACCTTCTTCGGCCGGCCGAGACGAGGCGGGAACAGGTCTTTTTGCGTGAGACCGTACTCGACGATCTTCTTGCGCAGCTCGACGATCACGTCGGGCAACTCGACCGCGCGCGCAGTCTTCGCCTGCTGCTTCAAATCATCCAATTGGGCAAGCAATTCCTTGTATGTTGCCATTACCATTTCCCCGTATGATTCCACTGCCTCTTTTCGACCGACAATCGAAAACCATGTTGTTATGCTGATTAGTGCCGAAGTCAGTTTTCGGCTATCATAGCCCAATTAGGCCAAGGTGGACTATTTGGATTCAGCAGGGAGCATTCGCCCATGCTCCCTTCTATTCATCACCCTCGTTATGTCGTGCTGCGCACGCATTTGCGCGCGCTGAGAAGAGCGGCCGGCCTCACTCAGACGCAATTGGCCGAGCGCCTGAGCATCGACCAGTCCTACCTCTCCAAGATCGAGCGCGGAGAACGCTATGTCGATATTCTCCTTTATCTCGATTGGTGTCGTCATTGCGGCGTCGAGCCAAACCACGCCGTATCGGAATTAATCGACGCAGGCGTTTGAATGACGCATGCGGCCCGGTCTCGCCATTTGAAACGATTTGAATCCCGCGCGGCGTCCGCCGCTTCGTTTGCCCGAGCGTTCGTTCGGCCGCAGCTCATCCGCGGCTCGCCTATTGCTCGATGCATCTCATGTTGCGCAGCGCGATTTCCGCCGTGCGCCGTGCGACACGCCCGCACACGTATCCTATCGGGCGGCGTATCCGCCGGACGTTTTTCCGTCGCCGGCTTCGCCGCGCGCCCATTCGTTGCGTGCACACGGCATGTCGCATTGCGTGTGGTGCCGCAAGGGACGATCGCACGGATGCCCGCACGTACGGCACCTGCGCCGCACGGCCATGCCACACGCGCCGCTGCCGCACGAAAAGCGCGCCTGCCGAAAGCGCCGGCCGACGAATCGGCCGCCGCCCGGCCCCGCGCGTGCGCGGCCTTCGATGCGCGGGCACGCACCGCTTCGACAACGAACCCGCCCGGCCCGATCGAGGACGGCAGGCGCGCTGTCGCGCGCGTGTTGCCCCGCCCTCACGGCCGGGCGCGACGCGCCGCTCAGCCGTCCGTCGGCGCGCCCAGCGGCGCGCGCCGGCCCGCCTGGCTCAGGTGGTAGTACACGGTCAGCGCGGCAATCCAAAGCGGCCCGATCACGAGCGCGACGCGCGTGTCGGGCGAAAACGCCATCAGCACGACGACGAACGCGAGGAACGCGAGCGCGACGAACGACGACATCGGATAGAGCGGCACGCGCAGCGGCAGCCGCGCGAGACGCTCGGCCGATACGCGGCGCCGAAAGCGCAGTTGCGCGATGAGGATCACGCACCACGTCCAGATCGCGCCGAACGTCGATACCGACGTGAGCCACACGAATACCTTCTGCGGCGCATAGTAATTCAGCGCCACGCCGACGAACAGCAGCGCCACCGAGATCAGCACGCCGTGCACCGGCACGCCGCGCCGGTTCACCGACGCGAGCCGCTCGGGCGCCTGCCCTTGCTCGGCGAGATTGAACAGCATCCGCGCGGTGCTGAAGATGCCGCTATTGCACGACGACAGCGCGGCCGTCAGCACGACGAAGTTGATGATGCCGGCGGCGGCCGGGATACCGAGCCGCGAGAACGTCATCACGAACGGGCTGCCCTGCGTGCCGATCTGGCTCCACGGGTAGATCGACATGATCACGAACAGCGCGCCGACGTAGAAGATCACGACGCGCCAGAACACCGAATTCACCGCTTTCGCGAGCGATTTTTCCGGATTGCGCGCCTCGCCCGCCGTCAGCCCGAGCATTTCGACGCCGAGATACGCGAACATCACGATCGGCAACGCATCGACGACGCCCGCGAGTCCGTTCGGCAGAAACCCGCCGTGCGCCCACAGGTTCGACACGCCGGTCGGCACGCCGCCGTTGCCGACGCCCGCGACGATCATCAGCGCGCCGCCCGCGATCATCAGCACGATGGTCACGATCTTGATCAACGCGAACCAGAATTCGAATTCGCCGTACAGCTTGACCGCGATGAAATTCACCGCGCCCATCACGATCAGCGCGGCGAACGTCCAGATCCAGTTCGGCACGTCGGGAAACCACATGTGCATGTAGACGCCGACCGCGGTGATTTCGGCCATGCACGTGACGATCCACATGAACCAGTAGGTCCAGCCCGTCAGATAGCCGGCGAGCGGCCCGATGTAGTCGCGCGCGTAGCGGCTGAACGCGCCCGCGACCGGATTGTCGATCGCCATCTCGCCGAGCGCGCGCATGATCAGGAAGATCGCGATGCCGCCGAGCATGTAGGTGAGCAGGATCGCCGGGCCGGCCGCGCGAATCGCGGTGGCGGAGCCGAGAAAGAGGCCGACGCCGATCGTCGCGCCGAGCGCCATCAGATTGATGTGCCGCTCCTCCAGACCGCGGTGCAGCCGTTCGTCTCGTGAAGTCACAGATGTCTCCTGGCGGCGCGCGGGCGCGGGCCGCTGTATGTCGTATCGAAGGAAAACCGTTGCGCGCGCAACCGGCCGCCGCACGCTCGCCGCCGGGCTCGCCTCTCGCCCGCCGCGGCGAAGCGCACGCGCACCGTCGACGGCTCACGAGCCCGGACACGCACGCGGCGCATCGCGCGCATGCTCTGCGAGCGCACGGGACCATCTGCTCGGAAACCGGCGACGATCGAACCGGCGTCGAACCGTGCATCGCGGCGCCCGAATCGGCGCTCGCGCACCCGGCCGCCATGCAGCGGCAATTATATGAAGAATAGGGTGCGCGCCGCCAGTCGTTTGTGTGACGCGCGTGGGCATCGTCGAGCGAATCGCTGATCGTCAGCAACAGCACCTCGCCGCTACGCAGCCTCGGGAAGTGGAACCACCTGTGCGCGGGATTCGCGAGGATTGCCGAATAGGTGTCGCCGCCCCTGCCGCGACGGACGAGATCGCTCGCCGCCCGATCGTCTGGGCGCGATCGGGCGCGCGTCGCACGGCGCGAGCGGCGGACTTTTGACGGCGTCGAGCGGATGCCGGACGTTGACGATCGAGAAGCGGTTGCGCAAGCGCCCGGCGGCCTCGCTCTCGCGCAAAGGGCCGCGCACGCGGCGCGGCGCGCGTTCGCCGGTCACCCAAGGCGTGACGGGCGGCGGCCCGAACGGTTACGGCATCGTGCGCGCGACGCGCTTCGCCAGATGAGCGGCCTCTGCCTCGCGCTCGCCGCCATCCCGTAGCGGCCGCCGCTCCTCGCCGGGCGTGCCCATTGCGACTACTCCTCGTCAGAACGCTTCGTCGCATGGGCGCAGATCGAGCTCCTGTGTCCATGCACTGCGGTGCTGCACATGCAGTTGCCAGTAGCTGTCGGCGATCGCGTCGGGCGACAGCAGCCCGGCGGCGCCCGCCTGCGCGGCGCGCTCGGGCGCCGCGCCACGCAGCCGCTCGCCGTCGATGCCGCCGTCGATCACCGCGTGCGCGACGTGAATGCCGCGCGGGCCGAACTCGCGCGCGAGCGTCTGCGCGAGCGAGCGCAGGCCCGCCTTCGCCGATGCGAACGCGGCGAACGGCGGGCGGCCGCGCAGCGACGCGGTCGCGCCCGTGAACAGCAGGCTGCGGGGCGTTTCGTCGCCCGGCGCGCCATCGCCCGCGTCGAGCAGTTGCTCGAGCGCCGCCTTCGCGAACAGGAAGCCGCCGATCACGTTCGTGCGCCACGCGCTCTCGAACTGCGCGACGCTCAGCTCGAGCGTCGGCGCGCGAACCGCGTTGCCCGCGTTGAACACCGCGGCGCGCAGCGTGCCGAGCGTGCGCACCTCGATCGCGAGGCGCTCGACGTCGGCTTCGCTCGCGATGTCGCCGCTCGCGACGTATGCGACGCCGCCCTGCGCGCGAATCTCGTCGGCGGCCGCGGCGACGCGCTCGTGCGTGCGCCCGGTCAGCACGACGCCGTAGCCGGCGCGCGCGAAGCGCCGGCCGACGGCCGCGCCGAGCCCGGCGCTCGCGCCGACGCCCGCGATCCAAGCGAGCGGAATGGAACTGGATGAAACCGTATCGACCGTCATGTCGGCGAACCCTATATCGTCTGTCGCGCGTGCCAACCGAGGAAAACGAGATATGTTCATCGGGACGACTGCGAACGCGCTCGTTGATGGAGCGTCGAGCATAGTGCCTTCTTAAAACCCTGTCGGTCGCGCAGTCTTGCCGGTGTTTTTCAGGCGCTTTGCAGTGTCTTGCCGGCGATTGCCGACGCAAGCGAATGTGCCTGCGGCGACTTCCGTCCGACTTGCGCGCGACGGATGCGGCGGGCGGCGGGCGCTCAGGCCGCGAAGTCCTCCGAGAACGTCAGCGCGACGCGCGATCGCGCTGCCGATCATCCGCATCGACATTGCCGCGCGCCCGCCTTTATGCCGAGCGCGGCGCCCGGCGTCGAACGAATCCGCACATCGCGAGCGCGACGGCGGCGAGTGCCGCGCCGGTGAAGAACGTCGTCGGCGCGCCATGGTGCTCCCATAGCCAGCCGGCGAGCGCGCTCGCCGCGAGCATCGCGATTCCGCCCATGAGATTGAACACGCCGAACGCGGTGCCGCGCAGTTCCGTCGGCGCGGTTTCCGCGACGAGCGCGGCCAGCATCCCCTGCGTGAAGCCCATGTGCAGCCCCCACACGGCGACGCCCGCGAACAGCGCCGCCGGCGACGCGCTCGCGCCCAGCAGCAGATCGGCCGCGATCAGCAGCAACATGCCGGCCGCGAGCGGCGCGCGCGCGCCGAACGTGTCGGACACGATGCCAACCGGATACGCGGACGCCGCATACGCGACGCTCATCACGACCATCACGGCCGGAATCCACGCGACGTCGAGCCCCGCCTGCTGCGCGCGCAGCACGAGAAACGCCTCGCTAAAGCGCGCGAGCGTGAACGCGGTGCCGATCAGCACGACGAACCAGTAGCGTCCGGAAAACGCGCGCAGCGCGCGCCAGTGCAGCGGCGAGCGGAACGCCCGCGCGGCGGCGGGCGCGGATGCGGGCTCGTCGACGCCGAACAGGATCAGCGCGACCGCGATGAACGCCGGCACGACCGCGAACCACAGCACCGCGCGGATGTGATCGGCGAACGCGAGCATCAGCGCGATCGCGAGCAGCGGCCCCGCGAACGCGCCGACGGTATCCATCGACTGGCGCAGCCCGAAACACGCGCCCCGGATCTCGGGCGGCGCGACATCCGCGACGAGCGCATCGCGCGGCGCACCGCGGATACCCTTGCCGACCCGGTCGAGCAGCCGCGCGGCGGCGACCATCGCCGGCCCGGCCGCGAGCGGAAAAAGCGGCTTCGTCAGCGCGGCGAGCCCGTAGCCGAGCAGCAGCAGCGCCTTGCGCCGGCCGAGCCAGTCGCTCAACGCGCCGGAGAATATCTTGACGATCATCGCGGTCGCCTCGGCCGCGCCTTCGAGCACGCCGAGCGCCGCGACGCTCATGCCCATCGTCGTCACGAGATAGATCGGCAGCAGCGCATGGATCAGCTCGGACGATACGTCCATGCACAGGCTGACGAAGCCGAGCGCCCACACGGTGCGCGGAATCGGCGGACGACGGGAAGAAGCGGAACGCGCGGGCATGGGCAGGCTCTCGAGCGATGATCGAAACGGGAACGGACGACATGCGTGCGATACGCGAAGCCAATGCGCCGAAGCGGCGCGCCGAAGCGATGCGGCGGCCGCATCGCCCGGCGGCGCGGCCGGATCGATCCGCCATGCCGCGCCGCCCGACGCGCGGCTAGTCGGTCAAACCGGCTCGCATCGGATAGCCGCCGGCGTCTAGCTCGGCGGGCTCGGCGGGCTCGGCGAGCGGCGGCGCGACGTAGCGCGCGGCGTCGAAGTCAGCGGGCAGCGGCTCGACCGGATAACCCTGCTTCTCCCACGCGTCGAGGCCGCCCTTCAGCGCGAGCGCGTGGCGGATGCGCTTGCGATGAAGCTGGCTCACGATGCGCTTCGCGGTGGCTTCGTTCGGGCACACGCAATAGACGACGATCGGGCGCGTCGTCAGATCGGGATGCAGCGGATCCGGCGAATCGAGATCGAGCGGATACGCGCCCGCGATCCGGTACGCCTCCTTCTCGCGCACCGCGCGCGGCCGCGCGTCGAACACGACGGGCGGCGCGGCCGACTTCAGCATCGCGTCGAGCTGCTGCGGGCTGATGCGGATCTTCGCGAGCCAGCGGCGAAAGCGCATGCGCATCGCCCAGCGGTAGAGCAAGAACGTGACGAAGATCGCGGCGAACGCGTCGAACAGCGTGCCGCCGCTCGCGCTCACCCACTGCATCAGCCGCACGATCTCGTCGTGCAGCGCCGCGCCGCCGAACAGCCACACGCTCGCCCACAGCGACGCGCCCGCAACGTCCCAGAACAGGAACACCCACACGGCGACGGCCGTCGTGCCGAGCAGCGGCGCCGACACGAGCCCCAGGCCCGGCAGGAACTTCGCGAGCACGAGAAGCGGCGCGCCGTGCTTCTCGAACACCTTGCGCGCGACGCGCAGCGTCGTGTCGAGCGACAGCGAGAAGCGCACGAGCGCGTTGAGGAGCCTCCGGCCGCGCGCACGGCCGGCGAAGAACCACATCGAATCGGCCAGCACCGTCGCGGCGACGGCCGCGACGAGCATGCTCGCATAGGACGCCTGCCCCATCGCCGCCATCGTGCCGCCGACGATCAGCATCGGCACGGCGGGCACGGGCATGCCGAGCTGCGTGACGAGCACGCTGGCAAACACGGCCCACGGACCGAGCGACGCGGGAACAGCCTGGGGAAAATGCCACACGAAACGCACCTCGAACGCGACGAATGCCGAGCCGGGTGGCGCAGGCGCCCGCGGACAGCCGCGGCGCCCGCCGCGGCGCGTGCGCGGTATGGATCGGCATCCCGCATTCTAAACGCGTTTCGTGACGGACTCGCGCGAGCGCCCGCATCCGCGGGGCTTCCGGAAACCGGGCGGATCGAGGAGGCCGGCTCGTCGGCCGATCGGCCAGTCGATCGGCCGTTCAATCGCGGCCGGTTGACGGTCTGCTAACGGCCGGCTGACGGGGGGCGACCCGCGCAGCAGGCGACGCGCGGCGCGCTTGCTGCCCGAGCGTGCCTATTCGGAGATGTCGGACACTTCGACGATGACCTTCAGCGCACGCGTGTTCGCCGCATGGCCGAACGTCTCGTACGCCTGCTCGATGTCGGCGAGCGGAAAACGGTGCGTGATCAGCCGCCTCGGATCGAGCCGCCCCGCGCCGACGGTCTTCAGCAGCATCGGCGTGCTCGACGTATCGACGAGCCGGGTCGTGATCGTGATGTTGCGGTCCCACAGCGTCTCGAGATGCAGGTCCGCCTTCACGCCGTGCACGCCGACGTTCGCGATCACGCCGCCCGGCGCGATGATCTGCTGGCACAGCTCGAACGACGCGGGAATGCCGACCGCTTCGATCGCGCAGTCCACGCCGCCGCCCGTGAGCGCCTTCACCTCGGCCACCGCGTCGACCTGGCCGTTGTCGATGCACGCTGTCGCGCCGAAGCGCTGCGCGACGGCGAGCCGGTTCGGATCCGGATCGATCATCACGATCTGCGCGGGCGAGTAGAACTGCGCCGTCAAGAGCGCCGCGAGCCCGATCGGCCCCGCGCCGACGATCGCGACCGTGCCGCCCGGCTGCACGCGGCCGTTGAGCACGCCGCACTCGAAGCCCGTCGGCAGGATGTCGGACAGCATCACGAGCGCCTCCTCGTCGGCGCCGGGCGCAATCCGGTACAGACTCGTCTGCGCGTGCGGGATTCGCACGTATTCGGCCTGCGTGCCGTCGATCCGGTTGCCGAGAATCCAGCCGCCCGTCGTGCAGTGCGAATACATCCCGCGCCGGCAGTATTCGCATTGCCCGCACGACGAGATGCACGAGATCAGCACGCGGTCGCCCTCCTTCAGCGTGCTCACCGCGGCGCCCGCGCGATGCACGACGCCGACGCCCTCGTGGCCGATGATGCGCCCGGGCTCGCAGCTCGGCACGTCGCCTTTCAGGATATGCAGGTCGGTGCCGCAGATCGTCGTGCGCGTGACGCGCACGATCACGTCCGTCGGCGCGGCCAGCTCGGGCATCGGGCGCTCGTCCAGCGACTTGCGGCCAGGCCCGTGATACACCAGCGCTTTCATGTCGTGTTCTCCGCTCGCGGGGCGCGCAGTGCCCCTCGCACCTCACTCTAGGCGCGCCGCGCGCGCGCCGGTTGACGCGCATCAAGCGCCGCGGCTCGCGCGGATGCGACTCCCGCGCGCAGCAGGCGCGCCCGGCCGGGCGGCCCGACGGGCTTTGATCTGAGTCAAGCGCGCCGCCCGCGCGCTTCATAGACTGGGCACATACGCCCAAAACGACGGCGCGCGATGCGCCGGAACCTAGGAGAACGAGCGATGAGCTACAAGAGCATCCTGGTCCACCTCGACACGAGCGATCGCGCGCGCGCGCGGCTCGAAACCGCGCTGACGCTCGCGCGCCAGTTCGGCGCGTACCTGAGCGCGATCTTCGCGATCTACACGCCCGAGCCGACGTCGTTCTATGTGATGGCGGGCACCGCCGACTACTTCGCCGACCAGGAGAAGCGGCGCGGCGAGAAGCGCGCGGCGCTCGAGCGCCTGTTCCATGCGGAACTCAAGCGCGCGAACGTCGACGGCCAGTGGATCGTCGCCGACGCGCGCGCGAACGAAGCGGTGCCGCATTACGCACGCTACGCGGACCTCGTGATCGCGGGCCAGACCGATCCGGACGACCCGGAAACCTACGTCGACGACAGCTTCCCCGACACGCTCGTGCTATCGGCAGGCCGCCCGGTGCTGCTGTTGCCGTACGCGGGCATGCCGTCGGCGATCGGCACGCGCGTGCTCGTCGCGTGGGACGGCAGCCGCGAGGCGACGCGCGCCGTCCACGACGCGGCGCCGTTCCTCGCGCTCGCGACGAAGACGACGATCGTCACCGTCAACGGCGCCGCGCAGGAGCCGCCCGGCGCGCGGATTCCGGGCGCCGACATCGCGCTCACGCTCGCGCGGCATCACGCGAACATCGACGTGCGCGACCTCGAACGCTCGCGCGACGCGTCGATCGGCGACGTGCTGCTGTCTCACGCATACGAATCGGGCACCGACCTGCTCGTGATGGGCGCGTACGGCCATGCGCGCTGGCGGGAACTGATCCTCGGCGGCGTGACGCGCACGATCTTCGCGTCGATGACGGTGCCGGTCCTGATGTCGCACTGAGCGGCACGACGGCGCGCGCGTCCGATGCCGCCCGAAGAGGCGCGCGGACGGCGAGCCGAATCGCGCGAGCACGCGCCCGGGAAGAGCCGGGGCGCGCTCGGCGAAGGTCGGCCCGGCCGTGCGATGGACGGCGGGCAACGGCCGAACGAAACGGGTGTTGGGAGACAGACATGTATTCGATCATTCTTGTCGCGCTCGACGGCAGCGAAACTGCGTCGCATGCGCTCGACGCGGCGCTGCAACTCGCCGTCGATACGGGCGCGCGGCTCGTGCCCGTCTATGTCGTCGACATGCCGGTGTTCGCGTTCGACACGCCGGGCTACGACCCGTCGATCCTCATCGACGCGTTTCGCGAGGAAGGCCGGCGCGTGCTCGACGACGCGCAAGCCCGGATGACGCGGCGCGGCGTGGCCGGCGCGCCGCGGCTCGTCGAGGTCGAGCCGCCGGGCGAGGACATCGCCGAGCGCCTCGAGCGCGCGGCGCGCGAGATCGGCGCGAGTCTGATCGTGATGGGCACGCACGGCCGGCGCGGCGTTCGCCGGCTGATGCTCGGCAGCGTCGCCGAACGGCTGCTGCGGCACGCCCGCTGCCCGGTGCTGATGATTCCGGCACGCAGCGCGCCGGCCGCCGACGCGAACGCCACTCATCCGACGGAGACTGCGTGATGAAATTCAAGACTTTGCTCGTCCATGTCGACGACAGCCGCCAGAGCGATGCTCGCACCGAGTTCGCGCTCGATCTCGCGCGGCGCTGGGACGCACACGTGATCGGCCTGTACGTCGTATGCCAGGACCTGATGCGACCGCTCTTTCGCCGCGACGAGAGCCTGCGCCTCGCGGCCAACGAGGCGCAGCACGCCGAGAGGTGCAACGCCGCGCAGGCGCGCTTCACCGCCGCCGGCGGGCGCGCGGGCGTCAACTTCGAGTGGCGCGCGCCCGCCGGGCCGCCCATCGACGTCGCGACGCTGCACGCGCGCCATGCGGACCTCGTCGTGCTCGGCCAGCCCGATCCGGACGACGCCGCCGCGTACATCGAGCCGCATTTCGTCGACGACGTCGTGATGAGCGGCGGCGTGCCGGCGATCGTGCTGCCGTTCACGGGCGCGATGCGCACGTTCGGCGAAAACGTGCTCATCGCGTGGGACGGCAGCCGCGAGGCGGCGCGCGCGGTTACGGACGCGCTGCCGCTGCTC
The nucleotide sequence above comes from Burkholderia thailandensis E264. Encoded proteins:
- a CDS encoding DUF6632 domain-containing protein, with translation MRSTSPQRHDRPQTSPWLSLITRLLGVSFVLFFSTLIVTILLGIDHQIAGNPIGLLALRLVRWGGVHGGGEHYELMISAVYVVWGVFLWEAANEPFEHKLFLDFTVAANAAHFGLMFVQGLVMPGERIHLVGDVALGWFVLVLFAATWIPARSKAAKQHAEGVGR
- a CDS encoding H-NS histone family protein — its product is MATYKELLAQLDDLKQQAKTARAVELPDVIVELRKKIVEYGLTQKDLFPPRLGRPKKVDALPRPRYRDPDTGATWTGRGRAPAWIAGQDRERFLID
- a CDS encoding helix-turn-helix domain-containing protein — translated: MLPSIHHPRYVVLRTHLRALRRAAGLTQTQLAERLSIDQSYLSKIERGERYVDILLYLDWCRHCGVEPNHAVSELIDAGV
- a CDS encoding amino acid permease, which encodes MALGATIGVGLFLGSATAIRAAGPAILLTYMLGGIAIFLIMRALGEMAIDNPVAGAFSRYARDYIGPLAGYLTGWTYWFMWIVTCMAEITAVGVYMHMWFPDVPNWIWTFAALIVMGAVNFIAVKLYGEFEFWFALIKIVTIVLMIAGGALMIVAGVGNGGVPTGVSNLWAHGGFLPNGLAGVVDALPIVMFAYLGVEMLGLTAGEARNPEKSLAKAVNSVFWRVVIFYVGALFVIMSIYPWSQIGTQGSPFVMTFSRLGIPAAAGIINFVVLTAALSSCNSGIFSTARMLFNLAEQGQAPERLASVNRRGVPVHGVLISVALLFVGVALNYYAPQKVFVWLTSVSTFGAIWTWCVILIAQLRFRRRVSAERLARLPLRVPLYPMSSFVALAFLAFVVVLMAFSPDTRVALVIGPLWIAALTVYYHLSQAGRRAPLGAPTDG
- a CDS encoding SDR family NAD(P)-dependent oxidoreductase, with translation MTVDTVSSSSIPLAWIAGVGASAGLGAAVGRRFARAGYGVVLTGRTHERVAAAADEIRAQGGVAYVASGDIASEADVERLAIEVRTLGTLRAAVFNAGNAVRAPTLELSVAQFESAWRTNVIGGFLFAKAALEQLLDAGDGAPGDETPRSLLFTGATASLRGRPPFAAFASAKAGLRSLAQTLAREFGPRGIHVAHAVIDGGIDGERLRGAAPERAAQAGAAGLLSPDAIADSYWQLHVQHRSAWTQELDLRPCDEAF
- a CDS encoding MFS transporter, encoding MPARSASSRRPPIPRTVWALGFVSLCMDVSSELIHALLPIYLVTTMGMSVAALGVLEGAAEATAMIVKIFSGALSDWLGRRKALLLLGYGLAALTKPLFPLAAGPAMVAAARLLDRVGKGIRGAPRDALVADVAPPEIRGACFGLRQSMDTVGAFAGPLLAIALMLAFADHIRAVLWFAVVPAFIAVALILFGVDEPASAPAAARAFRSPLHWRALRAFSGRYWFVVLIGTAFTLARFSEAFLVLRAQQAGLDVAWIPAVMVVMSVAYAASAYPVGIVSDTFGARAPLAAGMLLLIAADLLLGASASPAALFAGVAVWGLHMGFTQGMLAALVAETAPTELRGTAFGVFNLMGGIAMLAASALAGWLWEHHGAPTTFFTGAALAAVALAMCGFVRRRAPRSA
- a CDS encoding VTT domain-containing protein; the encoded protein is MWHFPQAVPASLGPWAVFASVLVTQLGMPVPAVPMLIVGGTMAAMGQASYASMLVAAVAATVLADSMWFFAGRARGRRLLNALVRFSLSLDTTLRVARKVFEKHGAPLLVLAKFLPGLGLVSAPLLGTTAVAVWVFLFWDVAGASLWASVWLFGGAALHDEIVRLMQWVSASGGTLFDAFAAIFVTFLLYRWAMRMRFRRWLAKIRISPQQLDAMLKSAAPPVVFDARPRAVREKEAYRIAGAYPLDLDSPDPLHPDLTTRPIVVYCVCPNEATAKRIVSQLHRKRIRHALALKGGLDAWEKQGYPVEPLPADFDAARYVAPPLAEPAEPAELDAGGYPMRAGLTD
- a CDS encoding zinc-dependent alcohol dehydrogenase family protein → MKALVYHGPGRKSLDERPMPELAAPTDVIVRVTRTTICGTDLHILKGDVPSCEPGRIIGHEGVGVVHRAGAAVSTLKEGDRVLISCISSCGQCEYCRRGMYSHCTTGGWILGNRIDGTQAEYVRIPHAQTSLYRIAPGADEEALVMLSDILPTGFECGVLNGRVQPGGTVAIVGAGPIGLAALLTAQFYSPAQIVMIDPDPNRLAVAQRFGATACIDNGQVDAVAEVKALTGGGVDCAIEAVGIPASFELCQQIIAPGGVIANVGVHGVKADLHLETLWDRNITITTRLVDTSSTPMLLKTVGAGRLDPRRLITHRFPLADIEQAYETFGHAANTRALKVIVEVSDISE
- a CDS encoding universal stress protein, whose protein sequence is MSYKSILVHLDTSDRARARLETALTLARQFGAYLSAIFAIYTPEPTSFYVMAGTADYFADQEKRRGEKRAALERLFHAELKRANVDGQWIVADARANEAVPHYARYADLVIAGQTDPDDPETYVDDSFPDTLVLSAGRPVLLLPYAGMPSAIGTRVLVAWDGSREATRAVHDAAPFLALATKTTIVTVNGAAQEPPGARIPGADIALTLARHHANIDVRDLERSRDASIGDVLLSHAYESGTDLLVMGAYGHARWRELILGGVTRTIFASMTVPVLMSH
- a CDS encoding universal stress protein, translating into MYSIILVALDGSETASHALDAALQLAVDTGARLVPVYVVDMPVFAFDTPGYDPSILIDAFREEGRRVLDDAQARMTRRGVAGAPRLVEVEPPGEDIAERLERAAREIGASLIVMGTHGRRGVRRLMLGSVAERLLRHARCPVLMIPARSAPAADANATHPTETA
- a CDS encoding universal stress protein — encoded protein: MKFKTLLVHVDDSRQSDARTEFALDLARRWDAHVIGLYVVCQDLMRPLFRRDESLRLAANEAQHAERCNAAQARFTAAGGRAGVNFEWRAPAGPPIDVATLHARHADLVVLGQPDPDDAAAYIEPHFVDDVVMSGGVPAIVLPFTGAMRTFGENVLIAWDGSREAARAVTDALPLLKRARFVTVESVLRRRTTGADLAPAGIDIAAYLGRHGIQASFSTSAHVPGVETGAALLNRAADLHTDLLVLGAYGHTRARERVLGGVTRTMLEAMTVPVLLSH